A window of Plodia interpunctella isolate USDA-ARS_2022_Savannah chromosome 3, ilPloInte3.2, whole genome shotgun sequence genomic DNA:
ATGGCTTCTCTGTCTGACTTTAAAGTGAGTTTGAACCTCTTTTTTTATGACACAACTCTCTTTTTTTACTACTAGCGGCCgtgccggcttcgcttggttaacctttctcaggaatcacactatttattggttaAATTCGTACAAAAGTCCGTCCGgtattttgagtttatcgtctTCATACCGACTGACGCGACATGGGCGTGCGGTACGCTGTATTTGACCCATGTCATTCATGAAAATCAGCTTGGAACATATGGAAGATGATGGCATTGTGTAAAAGCCAGACTCAGGCGGACTATATACGACGTCGTTATTCAGATCAACTTGTCAGCTTTATGTACCACCATTGCGATCTccatctttaatttatttagccaataaattgtttacaattaTCAGTAATAGAGACGTTGGAGCCCTCTTCGGCGCCAAATCACGAACGTGACATTTCTGACGACCctaaaataaatgagaaaagGCCGGTCTACTTTAGTGGAAGCAGGTGTAGTGCAAGGTCAGCGCGTTGACGCAGCAGATCCACGGTCAAAGGAGAACCCCTGATTATACGAGCCCCAACTTCAAACGCTCTAATTCTCATTCATAAAActgtatttactaaattaactttttttttatttataatccgGCGCACCGAACACTGGCGAGTGTTCGGTCCGCCACTCATCCAGTTTACGACTCCACTGATCGGAAGCCTAAGGGCCTCGGGACTCTGTCACGGTCACCTCGGCACACTGCACCAAGCATTTTCcgcttattataatatttacaactcTCCTTTCTTGGTCCATGGCTATTTCCAGCCGCGCAAACAGGCATCTCTCCAGCGTCGTGCCGTCTCCCTCGCTCTCATGGCCACCGCCATAGCTAAAGATAGTTCCGAGCGTTACATCACAGGCGTGGTGGGGCCGCGagcttataatattagagTACATAGTCAAAGTTTTCACTCGGACCGCATTCGCTCCAGTTTCACACGACCGGGCGGTTTTCCTGTACGTTGGGAAACTCGGGGCTTATGatcaaattcaattaaattaaatctgatCATATGTTCTTAGTTATTTTTGCTCAGTCTTATATAGGACTGAGTGATAATGGCTTGTTGATTTGTTGTTGTGATTTCAGGTGAGCGGCGCAGGAGGCGAGGGCGGAACTCACGTGTATCGGGAGAAACGCGCGTGGCAGGAACACTACCGCAGCAGCCCGCGGCAACCCGAGTCCGCTTCTCTCGAGCACATGCTCGGCTCCCTCCGGGCAGACATGAGCCGCCAAGGAGTTCAAACCCCTCAAAAGGGGTGCTGCAACGCCTGTGAAAAGCCCATAGTCGGACAGGTGGATATCCAACGGACTTCATGAAGTGGATTACAGTGATTTTAAGTGAATCGTTTGAAGCAAGTGTTTGTGTCTCCAGGTCATCACCGCCCTGGGCAGGACGTGGCATCCCGAGCACTTCACCTGCGCTCACTGCAACCAGGAACTGGGCACGAGGAACTTCTTCGAGAGGGAAGGCAGGCCCTACTGCGAACCCGACTACCACAACCTGTTCTCGCCGAGATGCGCATACTGCAACGGACCAATCCTCGATGTTAGTTTCGTTATCGGATACCTTAGATTATCGACGCTAATTAATAAGACTTAAAGTCGAATTTTGTTTACAGAAATGCGTGACGGCGCTAGAGAAGACGTGGCACACAGAGCATTTCTTCTGTGCTCAATGCGGACAACAGTTTGGGGAAGATGGCTTCCACGAAAGAGATGGGAAACCATACTGCCGTGCTGACTATTTCGACATGTTCGCACCCAAGTGCGGCGGATGCAACAAACCCATCATGGAGAATTATATCTCGGCGCTAAACACGCAATGGCACCCGGATTGCTTCGTTTGCAAGGTTTGTATTCCATTTCCTATGTATATAGGCTCTCTTAGACAGCAGAGTAATGCCGGCAAAGAGGTACAGTATTTCTGACATCAGCTTAAGACTAGCGTCGCTACGCCAGGTTAAGTATACTACCTGATTGAACAATCAGTCTATGcctaatgttatttttcaccACAGGACTGCCAAATGCCCGTCAAAGGCAAATCCTTCTATGCCATGGAGGGAAAACCAGTATGCCCAAAATGCGTTGGAGTTGATGAAGATGAATAAGGGATGATGTCTATGCTACAGCTCCCAAAATGGATGCCCTCcccaattttctttttcagctATGCTAGCCGGTCAAACGGCAAGGGAATGAAAACACAAACACAGATgtacacacacaaacacacaataCATGAGACGACTCTAGTACAACATACTTTATAggttataattaatgtaatatatttttgtaaaattattgttattctaagatttgtaattaaataaagagaacaaaaataaaattaaagaaaaaaaaataacactaacaaaaaaaaactataaaaatttgaaactatAAAAACTTGAACTTTAGTGGCCAGTGTCAGGTACTCTGAAGGCCACGTGTGCGTACACGCCGCACGGCATTGACCTTATATCAATTGTTACGTCGCGAAAAACGCGACCAAAAAGAAAAGCGGGTCAAGTGCCGTGCGGATAGTGTTTCCCGCGCACTCCTAAACTCGGCCGCTATAAATAGGGCGCCGTGACGTCACGTCTGCATCACAGCAGGCGTCGTAGATCACATCGGCTTTGTTTATGGGCCACCcgatcaaatttatttttgagacaacattctatttataaatgtcgCCAGGGGATTGACattcagatttaaaaaaaataataatatcaattttgcTAGCACAAATATGAACATCCGATAGGACTCTAAGAcgataatgtatgtatagataacAGGTGCagattaaataacatatacctgtaaaaaataaatatagtatctatTAGTATCAGTCTCACTCATGGGCTTATCCGCAATATCAGCAGATTGATTGggaatttcatttcatttttatttctgtctaATTTCCATAAATACTTGCTGGCACCTAAACCTAGATCTCGCTAGGCACACGTTGTGAGAATAAATAATCGCTTTGATCGaaacatataattatggtACTTACCTCGTAAATTTGATGACCAAATTTCGTATCAAAGTTTTGAATACCTGTGAAAATCACGAAGGACCGTTTGTTGGCGCTGAGGTCTGAATAGATCGCAACAAGGCTTAAAGGCCTAACAATGCCTAAAACGTGTTTTTTGCCCAAAACTAATATCCAATTTTCTGTTCGGCAGTATTTTGCATTGCAATAAAACTGCGTAGCTTATTTAGCTAGTATTATACAACCgcaataagataataaatcacacctaaataattatgaagttCACGCCAGTCGACATAATTTTGTGTAACATGATAAAATGTCAGACCACTGGCTTCGCGCCAAAACCCTGGACATGCCGTGAAAACAAAACCGAAATAGTTATTACCGCATGACCTTGTAGAATAacgttattaattattatcatgtCCGGTCGTTAATATTATTCCGAAAATAAGTATACGTTTATTGATACGATATCTATTTTCTAGAAGAAATATTCACACTTTAAtcgtgtttattttcaaaggttAATCGACTGCTTGAAATTACACTGTGTTGctaaatattttcgtttacataaaaatagatgTTTTCACTTGTTAAACTTttgtttagtatatatttttaacacagaACACGCACACACACATTACTGTTTGTTTCTAAATTTACTGTTTCatggttttaattaattgtttgtttcattctgtgaaattaatttaaagaaactCGGGAATTGGTTGATGTTTTGCCATGTGTCAAATTGTCGCTGACTATTTTCAGAAGACAGAATGTCACCgccattaaaataacattaaccTGAAATGATTCAGAGACCATAGAATAATTTACCGCTCAAGCGTGATTGAAGGCCATAGTTGACGGTACAAGACTAAATTTTCATATGACCTGTTTTACCTTCGccattaaaagaaaaatacaaaattatttttaatctttctAGGAGTGCCGAGAGCCTTTCCACGGCGGTTCATTCTTCGAGCACGAGGGGCAACCATACTGTGAAACTCACTACCACGGAAAGAGAGGTTCCCTCTGCGCCGGCTGCCACAAGCCCATCGCCGGCCGCTGCATCACCGCCATGTTCAGGAAGTTCCACCCAGAACACTTCGTTTGCGCCTTTTGTCTCAGGCAACTCAATAAAGGCACCTTTAAAGAACAGAACGACAAACCTTATTGTCACACCTGCTTTGACAAGCTGTTTGGGTAATTACGAGAGGACGgtaatagatggcgctgatatttcaattattttatcgataaatGTTATCAGATGTAGTAGACCTTCGGCCATGATCGTGGCGAATCGATTTATAGTCGACATCATATCAACTTACCataattcattgcaaatttgcTGTTAATTCCGCGATATAAAGATCCCAGGTATTGTAACCATCTACGTTTTAATTGTGAGCTTTATGTCAACGCAAGGATAAACCAGCAATACTTACTTCGATTCATCACGATCATGGCCGATGGTGATGATAGCCGAAACATCTGGCATTTAACTGCCTCCCTGACTGATATTCGAACGAAGAATGGAAGAATAGAGgccaaatgtaatattttaacatagtGAGAtgcatataaaacatatttaacgTTGACTTAGATAGATCTGATCTTATGTAGCGATACTGATGAC
This region includes:
- the Pax gene encoding paxillin isoform X5 gives rise to the protein MDDLDALLADLQNSINPGGRVGSPGGRTASPGGRSSPGRTASPGRISPGRLSSPGGSLSSPTSTGYGSINGSKNISSDYHKPASPTYQNTSAVHEKVIPVKYSNSQYGSQSPGYGQTGYVGQPYQTGYGRTQRGNLSELDTLLDDLSNARYGSYDKNYAERNAGDGYARTNGATSPASSRPTVDSLLDQLSTDVPNGRASTSPVPPSGSLPRPGTKQVTVTVQETVVEPAQAQQQPPMTVAPLRQHYHASNATKELDDLMASLSDFKVSGAGGEGGTHVYREKRAWQEHYRSSPRQPESASLEHMLGSLRADMSRQGVQTPQKGCCNACEKPIVGQVITALGRTWHPEHFTCAHCNQELGTRNFFEREGRPYCEPDYHNLFSPRCAYCNGPILDKCVTALEKTWHTEHFFCAQCGQQFGEDGFHERDGKPYCRADYFDMFAPKCGGCNKPIMENYISALNTQWHPDCFVCKECREPFHGGSFFEHEGQPYCETHYHGKRGSLCAGCHKPIAGRCITAMFRKFHPEHFVCAFCLRQLNKGTFKEQNDKPYCHTCFDKLFG
- the Pax gene encoding paxillin isoform X6 encodes the protein MCDALLADLQNSINPGGRVGSPGGRTASPGGRSSPGRTASPGRISPGRLSSPGGSLSSPTSTGYGSINGSKNISSDYHKPASPTYQNTSAVHEKVIPVKYSNSQYGSQSPGYGQTGYVGQPYQTGYGRTQRGNLSELDTLLDDLSNARYGSYDKNYAERNAGDGYARTNGATSPASSRPTVDSLLDQLSTDVPNGRASTSPVPPSGSLPRPGTKQVTVTVQETVVEPAQAQQQPPMTVAPLRQHYHASNATKELDDLMASLSDFKVSGAGGEGGTHVYREKRAWQEHYRSSPRQPESASLEHMLGSLRADMSRQGVQTPQKGCCNACEKPIVGQVITALGRTWHPEHFTCAHCNQELGTRNFFEREGRPYCEPDYHNLFSPRCAYCNGPILDKCVTALEKTWHTEHFFCAQCGQQFGEDGFHERDGKPYCRADYFDMFAPKCGGCNKPIMENYISALNTQWHPDCFVCKECREPFHGGSFFEHEGQPYCETHYHGKRGSLCAGCHKPIAGRCITAMFRKFHPEHFVCAFCLRQLNKGTFKEQNDKPYCHTCFDKLFG
- the Pax gene encoding paxillin isoform X4, producing MDRTMYGKVLPGTYYPFRCAMKENGISPGYALLADLQNSINPGGRVGSPGGRTASPGGRSSPGRTASPGRISPGRLSSPGGSLSSPTSTGYGSINGSKNISSDYHKPASPTYQNTSAVHEKVIPVKYSNSQYGSQSPGYGQTGYVGQPYQTGYGRTQRGNLSELDTLLDDLSNARYGSYDKNYAERNAGDGYARTNGATSPASSRPTVDSLLDQLSTDVPNGRASTSPVPPSGSLPRPGTKQVTVTVQETVVEPAQAQQQPPMTVAPLRQHYHASNATKELDDLMASLSDFKVSGAGGEGGTHVYREKRAWQEHYRSSPRQPESASLEHMLGSLRADMSRQGVQTPQKGCCNACEKPIVGQVITALGRTWHPEHFTCAHCNQELGTRNFFEREGRPYCEPDYHNLFSPRCAYCNGPILDKCVTALEKTWHTEHFFCAQCGQQFGEDGFHERDGKPYCRADYFDMFAPKCGGCNKPIMENYISALNTQWHPDCFVCKECREPFHGGSFFEHEGQPYCETHYHGKRGSLCAGCHKPIAGRCITAMFRKFHPEHFVCAFCLRQLNKGTFKEQNDKPYCHTCFDKLFG